Proteins encoded within one genomic window of Arachis ipaensis cultivar K30076 chromosome B08, Araip1.1, whole genome shotgun sequence:
- the LOC107612036 gene encoding protein RETICULATA-RELATED 4, chloroplastic — MRWLLKFGGFKERLLADDLFLAKLVMECVVVIFTKAAAELERRKEKFTKELDFVVANVVTGIVTGFVLVWFPAPAVPLKRPPAVSAGPIAKFFYGCPENAFQVALAGTSYTLIQRIGAIVRNGAKLFVVGTGASLIGISITNALINAQKVVKKKLPAEIENLPVISTSVAYGVYMVVVSNIRYQILAGIIEQRILEPLLRQNKLMLSAAYFAVRTANTYWGSLLWVDFARWAGVQKIKD, encoded by the exons ATGCGGTGGTTGCTGAAGTTCGGAGGATTTAAGGAGAGGTTGCTAGCGGATGATTTGTTCTTAGCCAAGCTTGTCATGGAGTGTGTTGTTGTCATCTTTACAAAG GCTGCTGCAGAACTGGAGCGGCGTAAAGAAAAATTTACTAAGGAGCTGGATTTTGTTGTTGCCAATGTG GTAACAGGCATTGTAACAGGTTTCGTGCTTGTATGGTTTCCTGCTCCTGCAGTTCCTCTCAAACGCCCTCCAGCAGTTAGTGCTGGACCTATTGCTAAATTCTTCTATGGCTGTCCTGAGAATGCTTTTCAG GTGGCTTTGGCTGGAACATCATATACACTTATACAACGAATAGGCGCTATAGTG CGGAATGGGGCAAAACTATTTGTTGTCGGGACTGGTGCATCACTG ATTGGTATAAGCATTACAAATGCATTGATCAATGCACAGAaggttgttaaaaaaaaattgccTGCTGAGATTGAGAACTTACCTGTAATATCAACCAGTGTCGCATACGGAGTTTACATGGTGGTGGTTAGCAACATCAG GTACCAAATACTTGCAGGAATTATTGAGCAACGGATTCTAGAACCGCTGCTAAGGCAAAACAAGCTTATGCTAAGTGCAGCTTACTTTGCTGTTAGAACTGCCAACACTTACTGGGGTTCTCTTCT GTGGGTGGATTTTGCTCGATGGGCTGGAGTCCAGAAGATAAAAGACTAG